The following proteins come from a genomic window of Maribacter sp. HTCC2170:
- a CDS encoding DUF4139 domain-containing protein gives MKKLLLLLLAIPVLAFSNDKKIPTKIKEVTVYLSGAQITRTALCTLKPGSTEYTFTGLSPKVDESSIQISGLKSVSVLSMAYNIDFLSVKESDPEIKSLESEIIGVNRKISLLQNHIIGLEEELKVIRANKLISGETQELNLVRLKEISTYYRERTTAIKNEIFKTNLDINEFQLSVNALQNQLSQVNNAPIKEQGELRIKFDAPVTTDLQLLISYTVQDAGWIPNYDIKSVKMNAPLKMTYKAHVYQKTGVDWNNAKINLSSGSPSLNVSKPNLSSKYLDFVSRYSKRYNSATKKKKYFHNPTVKKVVGQVTDESGLPLPGVNIVVKGTTNGTTTDFDGYYTMNIESGKELVFSYIGSKTIEVPIYSSIINTNLEADAQQLDEVVVTAMGTSKKSYTTGSVSSVKMEDALQGRTAGVTIRGYASTGNNTRYIKTPEPQLPLYIIDGVPVDDFAEGDLDENEIQSIESLKGESATALYGSRGNNGVVVITTKKSKLQEGVNSKFIIKKPYTVISNGDITAIELNAFELDANYEHFAAPMLNENVFMTATFKDWEKHNLLPGEANIYFEGTFAGKTTIDPYTTKKEMTLSLGIDPSITVTRKQNKNFKSKSFTGSNRILDRTYELVVKNSKSVPVQIKLMDRVPLSQNKEIKIDDIETYSASYDKKKGLLTWNLEIKSKETKTELFSFQVKYPKFKTISL, from the coding sequence ATGAAAAAACTACTCTTACTATTACTTGCAATTCCAGTTTTGGCATTCAGTAATGACAAAAAGATTCCAACCAAGATTAAAGAGGTAACTGTTTACCTAAGTGGTGCACAAATTACAAGAACGGCTCTGTGTACGTTAAAACCCGGTTCAACTGAATACACTTTCACGGGTCTTTCACCTAAAGTTGATGAAAGCAGTATTCAAATTTCAGGTCTAAAGTCAGTATCGGTACTTTCGATGGCTTATAATATCGATTTTTTAAGTGTGAAGGAGAGTGATCCTGAAATAAAATCGCTTGAATCCGAGATCATTGGGGTCAACCGCAAGATTTCCTTATTGCAAAACCACATAATCGGCCTTGAGGAAGAACTAAAGGTCATTCGTGCCAATAAACTCATTAGTGGGGAAACCCAGGAATTGAATTTGGTCCGATTAAAAGAGATCAGTACCTACTATCGAGAAAGAACCACGGCGATAAAGAATGAGATATTCAAAACCAATCTCGATATCAATGAATTTCAACTAAGTGTAAATGCACTTCAGAATCAATTGTCTCAAGTAAACAATGCACCTATTAAGGAACAAGGGGAATTGCGTATAAAATTTGATGCACCTGTAACGACAGATCTTCAACTTTTGATTTCCTATACCGTACAGGATGCGGGTTGGATTCCGAATTACGATATCAAATCAGTAAAAATGAACGCTCCTTTAAAAATGACCTATAAGGCGCATGTATACCAAAAAACTGGGGTAGATTGGAATAATGCAAAAATCAATCTTTCATCTGGTAGTCCTTCTTTAAATGTTTCCAAACCCAATCTTTCATCAAAATATCTTGATTTTGTGAGTAGGTATTCTAAGCGCTACAACAGTGCAACCAAAAAGAAAAAGTATTTTCATAACCCAACAGTTAAAAAAGTTGTAGGTCAAGTAACCGATGAATCAGGCTTACCCCTGCCCGGAGTAAATATTGTAGTGAAAGGAACTACAAATGGCACAACAACGGACTTTGATGGGTATTATACCATGAATATAGAAAGCGGCAAGGAATTGGTATTTTCCTATATTGGGTCAAAAACGATTGAAGTACCCATTTATTCATCAATTATAAACACAAATCTTGAAGCCGATGCACAACAGCTAGATGAAGTAGTTGTGACGGCTATGGGAACTAGTAAGAAATCCTATACTACGGGCTCAGTTTCTAGTGTAAAAATGGAAGATGCTTTACAGGGAAGAACGGCTGGAGTTACAATCAGAGGATATGCCTCAACTGGAAATAATACTCGTTATATTAAAACCCCAGAACCCCAGCTTCCTCTATATATCATAGACGGTGTTCCTGTGGATGATTTCGCCGAAGGGGATTTAGATGAAAATGAAATTCAGTCTATTGAGTCTCTAAAGGGAGAAAGTGCCACAGCCCTGTATGGTAGTCGAGGTAATAATGGAGTTGTTGTCATTACTACCAAAAAAAGTAAACTGCAGGAAGGTGTTAATTCAAAATTCATCATTAAAAAACCCTATACGGTTATTTCAAACGGGGATATTACGGCAATTGAACTGAATGCTTTTGAATTGGATGCCAATTATGAGCATTTTGCCGCCCCTATGCTCAATGAAAATGTATTTATGACAGCGACATTTAAAGATTGGGAAAAGCATAATCTTTTACCTGGGGAAGCCAATATCTATTTTGAGGGTACTTTCGCCGGAAAAACTACAATTGACCCATATACGACCAAAAAAGAGATGACCCTCTCATTGGGAATTGACCCAAGCATTACGGTTACCCGCAAGCAGAACAAGAATTTTAAAAGCAAATCATTTACAGGAAGCAATCGCATATTAGATCGCACCTACGAATTAGTGGTTAAGAACAGTAAGTCTGTTCCTGTTCAGATCAAATTGATGGATAGGGTGCCTTTGTCGCAGAACAAAGAAATCAAGATTGATGATATTGAAACCTATTCTGCGTCATATGACAAGAAAAAAGGCCTTCTCACATGGAATCTTGAGATTAAGTCCAAGGAAACTAAGACCGAGCTTTTCTCATTCCAAGTTAAATACCCTAAGTTCAAGACCATATCGCTTTAG
- a CDS encoding N-formylglutamate amidohydrolase: MLRLSVKDIISNIQSEIPFEAVANDYSFKIKIDDYVPYICGAVHDGHQFRKSLWDNCIHTEYERWYEEDPCTTEMVKSHPIVISGCDSRFEYDLNRPPETAIFDTAWGKQLWKLPLAKKEKEHSLKKHTDFYLVVDTLVRQLEKLHEKVIVFDMHSYNWKRWERPVPTWNLGTSNIDNNRFSTIVDSWCSKLGGMKLPNNIARTSLVNDVFQGNGYFLKYITKHFDNTLVLATEISKVYCDELTGVIYPEVVRSVEEHLKELIPLQAKAFQESNL, from the coding sequence ATGCTTAGGTTATCAGTTAAGGACATAATTTCGAACATTCAATCGGAAATACCCTTTGAGGCAGTCGCCAATGATTATTCCTTTAAAATAAAGATTGATGATTATGTTCCATATATCTGTGGAGCAGTACACGATGGGCACCAGTTTAGGAAGTCACTTTGGGATAATTGTATTCATACCGAATATGAGCGTTGGTATGAGGAGGACCCCTGCACTACTGAAATGGTGAAATCCCACCCGATTGTTATTTCTGGCTGTGACAGTAGATTCGAATATGATTTGAACAGACCTCCAGAAACAGCAATATTCGATACAGCCTGGGGCAAGCAACTATGGAAATTACCCCTCGCTAAAAAAGAAAAGGAGCATTCACTTAAGAAACATACAGACTTTTATCTAGTAGTTGACACACTGGTTCGTCAACTTGAAAAACTGCATGAAAAAGTTATAGTTTTTGATATGCATAGTTATAATTGGAAACGATGGGAGCGACCTGTGCCAACCTGGAATTTAGGAACCTCCAACATAGACAATAACCGTTTTAGTACAATTGTAGATTCATGGTGCTCTAAACTTGGTGGAATGAAACTACCCAACAATATTGCCCGGACGTCATTGGTCAATGATGTTTTTCAGGGCAATGGCTACTTTTTAAAGTATATCACCAAACATTTTGACAATACATTGGTTTTGGCCACTGAGATATCAAAAGTGTATTGTGATGAGCTAACAGGAGTAATTTATCCGGAAGTAGTGCGTTCTGTAGAGGAGCATCTAAAAGAATTGATACCTTTGCAGGCCAAAGCGTTTCAAGAAAGCAATTTATGA
- a CDS encoding tetratricopeptide repeat protein: MKPISKLFLFIGFCFSINLHSQEYKNLDSLITQYNNHINDTTKIYLGSLIYQNLSFTNPEESYKYAKEAVAISKEIKDKKGLGQAYNNLSFYFLNKDQLDSALYYKKASLDIATRLQNIRGVLTVNMGLAVLYNKKNNFNKGEEYLNRNIVFFDNRDTIKNAKEIDFKYIGSTYHALSAIKVRKGQYNLALKNGLRSLELYKERAKDPLFEADAYFSLGQIEMKMENYAQSFIYLEQALKVYHDFKDLLWESDVLKIMGDNMVLQDQPNEAIKYLLRCIEIAKENGFQLIEASALNILGNAYSKLNRNEEALQSLNNSIEVYGQMENPTEVNEAYISLGLFYNKANQPKRAIPYFEKAIVISDSIGAVPQAYQAHFERSQSYRQLNEHKLALEDFALYNKLKDSMFTVKKSQQIEEMRIIFETEKKENEIALQKEEIKNLNQEVEISNLRKGLYAGGLASVLVLSGLLVFGFRQRIKKNKIAREKQEEIYKQEIAYKKKELTSQTLHLVQKNTFIQELMENLQSIKNSPEKFKMEFRRIVMLLKKENASDKDWEVFKTYFSEVHNDFDQKLKTISPEVSEKEIRLAAFLRMNLTTKEIAATLNVLPDSILKSKYRLKKKLGLNKEQDLNSFLNTL; this comes from the coding sequence ATGAAACCTATTTCCAAACTATTTCTATTTATCGGTTTTTGTTTTAGTATCAATCTACATTCGCAAGAGTATAAAAATCTTGATAGTTTAATTACTCAGTATAATAATCATATCAATGATACTACTAAGATATATTTAGGTTCTTTAATATATCAGAATCTAAGCTTTACGAATCCTGAGGAATCATATAAATATGCCAAAGAGGCCGTTGCTATATCTAAAGAAATAAAAGATAAAAAGGGTCTTGGACAAGCTTACAATAATTTGAGCTTTTATTTTTTAAATAAAGACCAACTTGACTCTGCACTTTACTATAAAAAGGCCTCATTGGATATAGCTACCAGGCTGCAAAACATAAGAGGTGTTCTGACCGTAAATATGGGCCTAGCGGTATTGTACAACAAGAAAAATAATTTTAATAAAGGAGAAGAATACTTAAACAGGAACATTGTATTTTTTGACAATAGAGATACTATTAAAAATGCCAAGGAAATTGATTTCAAGTATATCGGATCTACCTATCACGCACTTTCTGCAATCAAGGTAAGAAAAGGGCAATACAATTTGGCATTGAAAAATGGGTTAAGATCCCTTGAGTTATACAAAGAGAGGGCCAAAGACCCTCTATTTGAGGCGGATGCATATTTCTCCTTGGGTCAAATAGAGATGAAAATGGAAAACTATGCACAGAGTTTCATTTATCTAGAACAAGCTTTAAAAGTCTACCATGATTTTAAGGATTTACTTTGGGAAAGTGATGTATTGAAAATTATGGGAGACAATATGGTTTTGCAAGATCAACCAAATGAAGCAATTAAATACCTTTTGCGCTGCATTGAAATTGCTAAAGAAAACGGATTTCAATTAATAGAGGCATCAGCGCTTAACATTTTGGGCAATGCCTATAGTAAGTTAAATCGTAATGAAGAAGCACTGCAAAGCTTAAATAATTCCATTGAGGTATATGGTCAAATGGAAAACCCGACAGAAGTTAATGAAGCATACATCAGTTTAGGTCTTTTCTATAATAAAGCCAATCAACCGAAACGTGCTATTCCCTATTTTGAAAAAGCAATTGTAATTTCTGATAGCATTGGAGCGGTACCTCAGGCATATCAAGCACATTTCGAAAGGTCTCAATCATATCGACAACTAAATGAACATAAGCTAGCTTTGGAAGACTTTGCACTATACAATAAGCTCAAGGATAGTATGTTCACCGTTAAAAAATCGCAACAAATAGAAGAAATGCGAATTATTTTCGAAACCGAAAAAAAAGAGAACGAGATTGCATTACAAAAGGAAGAAATCAAAAATTTAAATCAAGAGGTAGAGATTAGCAATTTAAGAAAAGGCCTATATGCAGGTGGATTAGCCTCTGTCCTAGTCCTATCAGGACTACTAGTCTTCGGATTCCGCCAGCGTATAAAAAAGAACAAAATTGCCCGAGAAAAACAAGAGGAAATCTACAAACAGGAAATTGCCTATAAAAAGAAAGAACTGACCAGTCAGACCTTGCATTTGGTGCAAAAGAACACTTTTATACAGGAACTTATGGAAAACCTACAGAGCATTAAAAATTCGCCTGAGAAGTTCAAAATGGAGTTCAGGCGTATTGTGATGCTATTAAAGAAAGAAAATGCCTCTGATAAAGACTGGGAGGTGTTTAAAACGTACTTTTCAGAGGTGCATAATGACTTTGACCAGAAACTCAAGACCATTTCTCCAGAGGTCTCTGAGAAAGAAATACGTCTTGCGGCCTTTTTGCGCATGAATTTGACCACCAAAGAGATTGCCGCTACCTTGAATGTTCTACCTGATAGTATCTTAAAGTCGAAATACCGGCTTAAAAAGAAACTGGGGTTGAATAAGGAACAAGATTTGAATTCCTTTTTGAATACACTTTAA
- a CDS encoding flavohemoglobin expression-modulating QEGLA motif protein, producing MIQEREITDLHREYSNLFEIDANLDRLVKKIELLNYVNPINIEKEKHRFFASKYTENPQFNYPTLKFNPYKLHRLFFSQRLERIKDEHIKKLYQQVIYYYSNMIQCIETIGTPRRFYYNSLGVFGTPTEKDVQNARFILHFPDEPTSSDMEKIYSAEEAKSYFEAFSKQYDFPLNIKFATHLSAEAMVSNSSQTLLLKKNTKFSKNQLLTLANHEIGVHLVTTFNGALQPLQIFSNGFPKNVETQEGLAVFSEYMGGALTLKRLKELSYRVLASDSLIKGYSFSDTFDMIHNQYKLNREEAFTITLRAHRGGGFTKDRLYLSGLRKIYKRYLKEDSMDSMLTGKVTLEFEDSIKYLQHLGLATTITHKNIAYSQNLNTNKTLDFILNNLK from the coding sequence ATGATCCAAGAACGGGAAATCACTGATTTACATAGAGAGTACTCCAATTTATTCGAAATAGACGCCAATCTAGATCGTCTTGTCAAGAAGATTGAACTGCTCAATTATGTCAACCCTATCAATATTGAAAAGGAAAAACATCGTTTCTTCGCTTCAAAATATACCGAAAACCCTCAATTTAATTACCCAACATTAAAATTCAATCCATATAAATTACACCGACTTTTCTTTTCCCAACGCTTGGAACGGATTAAAGATGAGCATATAAAGAAACTGTATCAGCAGGTAATCTATTACTACTCGAACATGATTCAGTGTATTGAGACCATCGGTACACCAAGGCGGTTTTATTACAATTCATTGGGAGTGTTCGGAACCCCAACCGAGAAAGATGTTCAGAATGCACGTTTTATACTTCATTTTCCTGATGAACCTACTTCTTCGGATATGGAAAAGATCTATAGTGCGGAAGAAGCCAAATCTTATTTTGAAGCGTTCAGTAAGCAATATGACTTTCCATTGAATATAAAGTTTGCCACTCATCTGTCTGCTGAGGCTATGGTAAGTAATAGTTCTCAAACGCTTTTACTTAAAAAGAACACAAAGTTCAGTAAGAATCAATTGTTGACCTTGGCCAACCATGAAATAGGAGTACACTTGGTAACCACTTTCAATGGTGCACTGCAACCACTACAGATTTTCTCTAACGGATTTCCTAAAAATGTAGAAACCCAAGAGGGCTTGGCAGTATTCAGTGAATATATGGGAGGCGCACTTACATTAAAAAGACTTAAAGAATTGTCTTACAGGGTTTTAGCATCTGATAGTTTAATCAAAGGTTATAGCTTTTCAGATACCTTTGACATGATTCATAATCAGTATAAATTGAACAGGGAAGAAGCTTTTACTATAACTTTGCGCGCACATAGAGGGGGTGGATTTACCAAAGACCGTCTTTATTTAAGTGGATTAAGAAAAATCTATAAACGCTATTTAAAAGAAGATTCCATGGATAGTATGTTAACTGGTAAAGTTACCTTGGAATTTGAAGATAGTATCAAATACCTACAGCATTTAGGCTTGGCGACCACAATTACCCATAAGAATATTGCATATTCACAAAACTTGAATACCAATAAGACCTTGGATTTTATTCTCAATAATTTAAAATAA
- a CDS encoding thiol-disulfide oxidoreductase DCC family protein gives MKMDPKKKIVLFDGVCNLCNRSIQYIIKRDKKDVFRFATLQGDVGQRLVQERNIDISKVDSIILIEPGVAYYTKSTAALKIGKSFGGVWKLAIVLNLIPSKLRDIVYDWVARDRYSWYGKKDACMVPTPELKAKFLDN, from the coding sequence ATGAAAATGGACCCAAAGAAAAAAATAGTATTGTTTGATGGTGTTTGCAATCTTTGTAATCGCTCTATTCAATATATTATTAAGCGAGATAAAAAAGATGTATTTAGATTTGCTACTCTTCAAGGCGATGTTGGCCAACGACTTGTTCAAGAACGAAATATTGATATCTCTAAAGTAGATTCCATTATACTTATTGAGCCGGGTGTCGCTTATTATACTAAATCAACCGCCGCATTGAAAATTGGAAAATCTTTTGGCGGAGTATGGAAATTGGCAATTGTACTAAACTTGATTCCCAGTAAGTTACGTGATATCGTATACGATTGGGTGGCTAGGGACAGGTATTCGTGGTACGGTAAAAAAGATGCATGCATGGTGCCTACACCAGAATTAAAGGCCAAGTTTTTAGATAACTAA
- the gshB gene encoding glutathione synthase, with amino-acid sequence MNICFLMYPWEEIDAENDTSLALIHECVKRKHGVAICSPANLTIRNSVTNAFCTVINRMDKVSNSLKSFYKQASLREEMLPLAGFDVIFMRANPPLDPIMLNFLDSVKDDVFIMNSLQGLREANNKLYTAAFGDSHSNIIPATHVSKNKNYLLQQIKESKADKMILKPLNGFGGSGVILIEKSAMSNIKSLLDFYVTNSDGSSNYVILQAYIEGADQGDVRVLILNGEPIGAMRRIPGTEDHRSNVSAGGSVAKHSLTKDEKALCKQIGPKLVKDGLFFVGIDVIGGKLVEVNVMSPGGITYMNKVYKTKLQAKVIDYVESRVIDKLQAFDRRSRLRSEVENA; translated from the coding sequence ATGAATATTTGTTTTTTAATGTACCCTTGGGAAGAAATCGATGCTGAAAACGATACAAGTTTGGCATTGATTCATGAATGTGTGAAAAGAAAGCATGGGGTTGCTATCTGCAGTCCGGCTAATCTGACTATTCGAAATAGTGTAACCAATGCATTTTGTACCGTTATCAATAGAATGGACAAGGTTTCGAACAGTTTAAAGTCTTTTTACAAACAAGCAAGTCTTCGAGAAGAAATGCTGCCCTTGGCCGGGTTCGATGTAATATTCATGCGCGCCAATCCACCTTTGGATCCGATAATGCTCAATTTTCTGGATTCGGTTAAAGATGATGTTTTTATCATGAATTCATTACAAGGACTTCGCGAGGCGAACAACAAACTTTATACAGCTGCTTTTGGGGATTCCCATAGTAATATAATACCAGCGACCCATGTTTCTAAAAACAAGAATTATCTACTGCAGCAAATCAAGGAATCTAAAGCAGACAAAATGATTCTAAAGCCTTTAAATGGGTTTGGTGGATCTGGTGTCATCTTGATTGAAAAATCAGCGATGAGTAATATAAAATCATTATTAGATTTTTATGTAACTAACTCTGATGGAAGCTCTAACTATGTTATACTTCAAGCATACATTGAAGGTGCTGATCAAGGTGATGTACGTGTTTTAATCTTGAATGGTGAGCCAATTGGAGCCATGCGAAGAATACCAGGAACAGAAGATCATCGCTCCAACGTATCTGCTGGTGGATCGGTGGCAAAGCATAGTTTGACCAAGGATGAAAAAGCACTTTGTAAACAGATTGGTCCAAAATTGGTAAAAGACGGACTCTTTTTCGTTGGTATTGATGTCATTGGAGGAAAATTGGTCGAAGTAAACGTTATGTCGCCAGGAGGTATTACATACATGAACAAGGTGTATAAGACAAAACTGCAGGCAAAAGTTATAGATTATGTTGAAAGCAGGGTAATTGATAAGTTGCAGGCTTTTGATAGACGTTCCAGATTAAGAAGCGAGGTCGAGAATGCTTAG
- a CDS encoding mechanosensitive ion channel family protein, giving the protein MRSVSHWIYDFLIRKGITEQWAEYINMFILLVGVLLVLFLIDFVSRRILVGLFSRLSSTSKTHFDDLLVKNKAPRNIAHIIPLVLAYKAIPEIFRDFQGAESLISKAIEVFGIVLFLWIVRSLLHTIKDFLKTLSSLKDKPIDSYIQVFMIFSWAIGLFYAFSIITGVELWKFLTALGTASAVIILVFRDTILGFVASIQVSINDMVRIGDWITFEKYGADGDVVEINLATVKVQNFDKTITTIPTYALISDSFKNWRGMTNSGGRRIKRALILKQESVKFLTPENLESLKKIELISDYIENRGNDIINYNQENGIDKSLLINGKNFTNLGVFRKYIDAYINVHSGINKDMTIMVRQLAPTTQGLPIEVYAFSSDKRWANYEYIMADIFDHLLAAVPYFELEGFELPSSTNFKVK; this is encoded by the coding sequence ATGAGAAGCGTATCGCACTGGATTTATGACTTTTTGATTAGAAAAGGGATTACTGAACAATGGGCAGAATATATTAATATGTTCATTCTACTTGTTGGGGTTCTTCTGGTCTTGTTTTTAATTGATTTTGTATCGAGGAGAATATTGGTGGGTCTTTTTTCACGACTCTCAAGTACTTCCAAGACCCATTTTGATGATTTATTGGTCAAGAACAAGGCTCCAAGGAACATAGCCCATATTATTCCTTTGGTATTGGCATATAAAGCGATACCTGAAATATTTAGGGATTTTCAGGGGGCAGAATCCCTTATATCAAAGGCCATTGAGGTGTTTGGAATTGTACTGTTTCTTTGGATTGTTAGAAGTTTGTTACATACCATAAAGGATTTCCTCAAAACGCTGTCTAGCTTAAAAGACAAGCCCATTGATAGTTATATTCAGGTGTTCATGATTTTTTCATGGGCCATTGGCCTGTTTTATGCATTTTCAATTATAACGGGAGTTGAGCTTTGGAAGTTCCTGACCGCACTTGGAACGGCATCTGCAGTCATCATACTCGTTTTCAGGGATACAATTCTTGGATTTGTGGCCAGTATACAGGTATCAATCAATGATATGGTTCGTATTGGTGATTGGATCACATTTGAAAAATATGGCGCCGATGGTGATGTTGTTGAGATTAACTTGGCTACGGTCAAAGTCCAGAATTTTGATAAGACCATTACAACTATTCCCACCTATGCCCTTATTTCCGATTCTTTCAAGAACTGGCGTGGAATGACGAATTCAGGTGGAAGACGTATAAAAAGAGCCTTGATATTAAAGCAGGAAAGTGTAAAATTCTTAACCCCTGAGAATTTAGAATCCCTTAAAAAAATTGAATTGATCAGTGATTATATAGAAAATAGAGGAAATGACATAATCAATTATAATCAGGAGAATGGCATTGATAAATCTCTTTTAATAAATGGGAAGAACTTTACCAATCTCGGGGTTTTTAGAAAATATATTGATGCTTATATCAATGTTCACTCGGGAATTAACAAAGATATGACCATTATGGTTAGGCAATTGGCCCCAACCACTCAAGGGTTACCAATTGAGGTTTATGCCTTTAGTAGTGATAAACGTTGGGCAAACTACGAGTATATAATGGCAGATATTTTTGACCATTTATTGGCGGCAGTCCCCTATTTTGAACTGGAAGGCTTTGAATTGCCCAGTAGTACCAATTTTAAGGTAAAGTAG
- a CDS encoding thiol-activated cytolysin family protein, which translates to MKTKRMRVEVSKLMTILGLLFITLSGCSKDGGAENPDPGSGAVDTTTFKAVVENGGEFQSVPESRSEETLSEGETYPEDYTTGNGSEAETLRFICSSRTVSVTDGTGDFQTLGGVASEIFPGALLQGETINNVKPQGIPLKRAGGSISYNLNDGNPEASQDLTEMSESKVRQAMNDIIAGSTGVVPSNFDLVYENVFSEKQVALQMGLSFEGYGAKVEGSLSFSQEKTYNRVLVKLKQAYYDVSYDFPTSYDDVFDESVTPEDLNKYIQADNPATYIKKVTYGRIFYMLVESTSSLEVMNTQIDASYKSFDKEISGDLEVDTMEKMEDVKIKVIAYGGDSKNTFAGLGETNIADLADMLAVSTDIRTGLPLSYEIYSLEDPSKQVGTNISTEMEVVECQLKGVLPPVLYSNLVDLFEDGIGAATQIQNEYTAIFNGAGTEYVIFDASSGAISEPYSIKDASAPLGVTTFDNVGAALRQFLDEIYIFNEQGTEFEVLEYDYNGVQSMPTTPIGTYRQRNGANRRWVVNDNFSSENGVNSNFADGSFVGPEGRNIDCVSFPLFGKGIRAAARRDRYIQPVGIYTEDFSTRVINGEVTSSYFFPMDTNGTTYSRRNYYNPYSVSVPSGTIGFGDFNCWESEKDLNEVRGSVEAACKMNINGNSIQRILYFTTDGLLSINNLVGEDEGPFAL; encoded by the coding sequence ATGAAAACAAAACGAATGAGAGTTGAAGTGTCTAAGTTAATGACCATTTTGGGTCTACTGTTTATAACCTTATCAGGGTGCAGTAAAGATGGTGGTGCTGAAAACCCGGACCCAGGATCTGGAGCCGTGGATACTACCACCTTCAAAGCAGTGGTAGAAAACGGTGGTGAATTTCAAAGTGTTCCGGAATCAAGATCTGAAGAAACCCTTTCTGAAGGAGAAACATACCCCGAAGACTATACTACAGGAAATGGATCTGAGGCAGAGACATTGCGATTTATTTGTAGTTCAAGAACCGTAAGCGTAACAGACGGCACGGGAGACTTTCAAACTTTAGGAGGTGTTGCAAGTGAGATTTTCCCTGGGGCTTTGCTCCAAGGTGAAACGATTAACAATGTAAAACCGCAAGGGATTCCATTAAAGAGGGCAGGTGGGAGCATATCCTATAACCTGAATGATGGTAACCCTGAAGCATCGCAAGATTTAACGGAAATGAGCGAGTCTAAAGTGCGACAGGCTATGAATGATATCATAGCGGGCAGTACCGGTGTCGTTCCTTCAAACTTCGATTTGGTCTATGAGAATGTTTTTTCCGAAAAACAGGTGGCCTTGCAGATGGGTTTGTCTTTTGAAGGGTATGGTGCGAAAGTAGAAGGTAGCTTGTCCTTTAGCCAAGAGAAAACGTACAACCGTGTATTGGTAAAATTAAAACAGGCCTATTATGACGTGAGTTATGATTTTCCAACAAGTTATGATGATGTCTTTGATGAAAGTGTAACTCCAGAAGATTTGAATAAATACATCCAGGCAGACAACCCAGCTACCTACATAAAGAAAGTAACATATGGCCGAATTTTCTATATGCTTGTAGAATCGACTTCTTCGTTGGAAGTAATGAACACCCAAATAGATGCCTCTTATAAAAGCTTCGACAAAGAAATTTCTGGTGATCTTGAAGTTGATACGATGGAGAAGATGGAGGACGTGAAAATTAAGGTCATCGCCTATGGAGGGGATTCGAAAAATACCTTCGCTGGTTTAGGAGAGACTAACATTGCAGACCTTGCCGATATGTTAGCGGTCAGTACTGATATCAGAACTGGTTTGCCCTTATCGTACGAAATCTATTCCCTTGAGGACCCATCAAAGCAGGTCGGGACTAATATTTCAACAGAAATGGAAGTGGTTGAGTGTCAATTAAAAGGTGTGTTACCCCCAGTTCTGTATTCAAACTTGGTGGACCTTTTTGAGGATGGAATTGGTGCGGCCACACAGATTCAAAATGAATACACGGCAATCTTCAATGGTGCTGGAACGGAATATGTCATATTTGATGCATCTAGTGGGGCCATCTCTGAGCCTTACAGTATTAAAGACGCTAGTGCCCCTTTAGGCGTTACGACTTTTGATAATGTTGGTGCCGCTTTACGACAGTTCTTGGATGAAATCTACATTTTTAATGAACAGGGAACTGAATTTGAAGTTTTGGAATATGATTATAATGGCGTTCAGAGCATGCCAACAACACCGATTGGAACATACAGACAAAGGAATGGGGCGAACCGTAGATGGGTTGTGAATGATAATTTTTCGAGTGAAAATGGTGTGAACAGCAACTTTGCTGATGGATCATTTGTCGGCCCCGAAGGGAGAAATATAGATTGCGTATCCTTTCCGCTATTTGGGAAAGGTATTAGGGCTGCAGCGAGACGCGACAGATATATACAGCCCGTAGGTATTTATACAGAGGATTTTTCTACTAGGGTAATTAACGGTGAAGTAACCTCATCATATTTTTTCCCGATGGACACTAATGGTACTACCTATAGCAGAAGGAATTACTACAACCCTTACTCAGTGTCAGTGCCCAGTGGAACCATAGGTTTTGGTGACTTTAATTGTTGGGAGTCTGAAAAAGATTTGAACGAGGTGAGAGGGTCGGTGGAAGCCGCTTGTAAAATGAATATCAATGGAAACTCCATACAGCGAATTCTATATTTTACTACTGATGGTTTATTGTCAATAAATAATCTGGTGGGTGAAGATGAAGGCCCATTTGCCCTTTAA